The following are encoded in a window of Brevibacillus sp. DP1.3A genomic DNA:
- a CDS encoding aminotransferase class I/II-fold pyridoxal phosphate-dependent enzyme yields the protein MIQGQTPLFNGLRKHAQKNPIQFHIPGHKKGKGMDPEFRWFMGKNALSIDLINIEPLDDLHQPKGIIKQAQELAAEAFGADHTIFSVQGTSGVIMTMIMAVCNPGDKIIVPRNVHKSIMSGIVLSGATPVFLHPEIDPVFGISHGITPQAVEKALEQHPDAKAVLVINPTYFGIAGDLKSIVQIAHARGVPVLVDEAHGSHVHFHPKLPLSAMQAGADMAASSMHKLGGSLTQSSLLNIQGNLVSIQRVQAIYSMLTTTSTSYLLLASLDVARKRLVTSGKALLDQTIQLANEARAQINKINHLYCIGREIIGTNGAFAYDPTKLVISVKDLGITGYEAEKWLRDRYNIEVELSDLYNIVCIITPSDTKEDLQILVYALEELAAGAEDQGNRKSRPKMQLPKIPVLAVTPRDAFYAPTEMIPVEQSVGRIIAEFVMVYPPGIPIFIPGEIISEENLIYTKKNLEAGLPVQGFEDPTLQTIRVIKE from the coding sequence TTGATTCAAGGGCAAACGCCGCTCTTTAACGGGCTGAGAAAGCATGCCCAGAAGAATCCAATCCAATTCCATATACCAGGTCATAAGAAAGGGAAAGGGATGGATCCTGAATTTCGATGGTTCATGGGAAAAAATGCACTTTCCATCGATTTGATTAACATTGAACCATTAGATGATTTGCATCAACCAAAAGGAATTATCAAACAAGCGCAGGAATTGGCTGCTGAAGCCTTTGGCGCTGATCACACCATATTTTCTGTTCAGGGTACGAGCGGAGTCATTATGACCATGATTATGGCGGTATGTAATCCCGGCGATAAGATCATCGTGCCACGGAATGTACACAAATCTATCATGAGCGGAATTGTTTTATCCGGTGCTACTCCTGTCTTTTTACATCCAGAAATAGACCCTGTTTTCGGGATCTCACATGGAATCACACCACAAGCTGTGGAAAAAGCATTGGAACAGCATCCCGATGCAAAGGCAGTTCTAGTCATCAATCCAACCTATTTCGGAATTGCCGGTGACTTGAAGAGTATCGTTCAAATTGCGCATGCCAGAGGAGTGCCTGTACTCGTAGATGAAGCGCATGGCTCACATGTTCACTTCCACCCCAAGCTCCCACTATCGGCGATGCAAGCTGGTGCAGATATGGCAGCAAGTAGTATGCATAAATTAGGAGGCTCTCTGACGCAGAGTTCGTTGTTGAACATTCAGGGAAATCTCGTTTCGATTCAGCGTGTACAAGCTATCTATAGCATGCTCACCACGACGTCCACATCCTATTTACTGCTTGCTTCGCTCGATGTGGCGAGAAAGCGGTTGGTGACATCCGGGAAAGCGCTATTGGATCAAACGATTCAGCTGGCAAACGAAGCACGAGCACAAATCAATAAAATTAATCATTTGTACTGCATTGGGAGAGAAATTATCGGGACAAATGGAGCGTTTGCTTATGATCCGACCAAGCTGGTCATCTCGGTAAAAGACCTCGGCATTACAGGGTATGAAGCTGAAAAATGGCTCCGTGATCGCTATAACATTGAGGTAGAGCTATCTGACCTGTACAACATCGTTTGTATTATCACCCCAAGCGATACGAAAGAAGATTTGCAAATCCTTGTCTATGCCTTGGAGGAGCTGGCTGCCGGGGCCGAGGATCAAGGAAACAGAAAAAGCCGCCCGAAAATGCAGCTTCCGAAAATACCGGTGCTCGCTGTCACCCCGCGTGATGCATTTTACGCACCGACAGAGATGATTCCCGTCGAACAATCCGTGGGAAGAATTATCGCGGAGTTTGTCATGGTATATCCGCCAGGTATTCCGATCTTTATCCCGGGTGAGATCATTTCGGAAGAGAACCTCATCTATACGAAGAAAAACTTAGAGGCAGGTTTACCCGTACAAGGCTTTGAAGACCCCACGCTACAGACCATACGTGTCATCAAGGAATAA
- a CDS encoding pseudouridine-5'-phosphate glycosidase has product MKQYLSFSEEVRHALDHQLPIVALETTIISHGMPYPQNVEMANDVEQIIRNHGAVPATIGFMDGQIKIGLSASELEEFATNKNVAKVSRRDIPYILASKKIGAATVSGTMIGAELAGIRMFATGGIGGVHREGEVTWDVSADLTELAETNVAVVCAGCKSILDIGRTLEYLETLGVPVVGHQTTEFPAFYSRQSGFDVSVSMDTPEEAAAMLDAKWKLGLKGGAVIANPILEADAIPYDEIEAIILQVMHDAKNQGITGKQVTPFMLANVKERTGGKSLEANIALVKNNAKLAAQIAVALNRSES; this is encoded by the coding sequence ATGAAACAATATCTCAGCTTTTCGGAAGAGGTCAGACACGCACTTGATCATCAATTACCGATTGTTGCACTAGAAACGACGATTATCTCCCATGGAATGCCTTATCCGCAAAATGTAGAAATGGCGAATGACGTAGAGCAAATTATTCGCAATCATGGTGCTGTTCCGGCAACGATTGGTTTTATGGATGGGCAAATCAAGATTGGTTTGAGTGCGAGTGAGCTGGAAGAATTCGCGACAAACAAAAATGTTGCCAAGGTTAGCCGCCGGGACATCCCGTATATTTTAGCCTCGAAAAAAATAGGAGCGGCAACCGTTTCGGGGACGATGATCGGTGCTGAGTTGGCAGGCATTCGCATGTTTGCAACAGGTGGAATTGGCGGTGTTCACCGTGAAGGGGAAGTGACGTGGGATGTGTCTGCTGATTTGACGGAGCTGGCAGAGACAAATGTGGCAGTCGTGTGTGCGGGCTGCAAATCCATTTTGGATATTGGAAGAACACTGGAGTACTTAGAAACGCTCGGAGTACCTGTTGTTGGCCATCAAACAACCGAGTTCCCGGCTTTTTACTCCCGCCAAAGTGGATTCGATGTGTCTGTAAGCATGGATACGCCAGAAGAGGCAGCTGCGATGCTAGATGCTAAATGGAAACTCGGCTTGAAGGGCGGAGCGGTGATTGCCAATCCGATCCTCGAAGCGGATGCAATCCCTTACGATGAAATCGAAGCAATTATTCTCCAAGTGATGCATGATGCGAAAAACCAAGGAATCACTGGCAAGCAAGTAACGCCATTCATGTTAGCGAATGTAAAAGAACGAACAGGCGGAAAAAGCCTGGAGGCGAACATTGCCCTAGTGAAAAATAATGCAAAGCTCGCTGCACAAATTGCCGTTGCGTTAAACCGTAGCGAATCATAG
- a CDS encoding endospore germination permease yields the protein MDVRMISRFQWVSIHALSLPIMGHVALIEPLIHTAGKDGWISALISIPSGILFVLLLSILRSKLQSNSLLTGTEEKAGRAPAIILCVILLAYFLFASATTMRGLEEFISITFLPETPLWAIGTSFMLLIWFSLQRNIESIARMAVIFFLMTMITGPLVGLTLMQEKDYARILPILDNGWGPALEGSLYYVALWGELILVLLLQTKWVGVRHDFNGFSFLVLFNVFLGASMLMGAIAVFGLPLSENLDWPVQNTVRQIKLGFISRGDIYGLYTMTAGSFIRVAVFLYAICECLAFLLSTTYKKLSLPVCLVTLFLSLLVFSNHQQLLQAIHSYYKYGYVLLLLPIFLLILFRIKGGKTVENP from the coding sequence TTGGACGTCCGCATGATTTCAAGATTTCAGTGGGTCTCAATCCATGCATTAAGTCTCCCCATCATGGGACACGTCGCCCTAATCGAACCATTGATTCATACCGCTGGCAAAGACGGCTGGATATCTGCTCTGATCAGTATCCCCTCAGGCATTCTATTCGTCCTGCTGCTGAGCATTCTGCGAAGTAAACTTCAAAGCAACTCGTTACTGACGGGAACAGAAGAAAAAGCCGGTAGAGCACCAGCTATCATTTTATGTGTGATCTTACTCGCCTATTTTCTGTTTGCTTCTGCTACGACGATGCGGGGTCTGGAGGAGTTCATCAGTATAACCTTTTTGCCGGAGACGCCTCTCTGGGCAATCGGAACGAGCTTCATGCTTCTCATTTGGTTCAGTCTGCAAAGAAACATCGAATCCATCGCTAGAATGGCCGTCATCTTTTTTTTGATGACGATGATAACAGGACCGCTAGTTGGACTGACACTCATGCAAGAAAAAGATTATGCCCGCATTTTGCCGATCCTCGACAATGGATGGGGACCTGCTCTGGAGGGCTCGCTTTACTATGTGGCCTTGTGGGGGGAATTGATCTTAGTCCTCCTGCTTCAGACAAAATGGGTGGGAGTGCGTCATGACTTTAACGGTTTCTCTTTTCTTGTGTTATTTAACGTCTTTTTGGGCGCCTCGATGCTAATGGGTGCCATTGCTGTATTTGGGCTGCCTCTCTCGGAAAATTTGGACTGGCCGGTACAAAATACAGTCAGACAAATAAAATTGGGATTTATAAGCCGCGGGGACATTTATGGTTTATATACGATGACAGCAGGCTCTTTCATCCGAGTAGCGGTATTTTTGTACGCCATCTGTGAATGTCTTGCCTTTCTTCTTTCCACCACTTACAAAAAACTGAGCTTACCTGTCTGTTTGGTTACACTTTTCCTGTCTTTACTCGTGTTTTCCAATCATCAACAACTCTTGCAAGCCATTCACTCCTATTACAAGTATGGATACGTGCTCCTGCTGCTGCCGATTTTTTTACTGATTCTTTTCCGGATCAAAGGGGGAAAAACGGTAGAGAACCCTTAA
- a CDS encoding Ger(x)C family spore germination protein: MKTLTAVIGLLTVILGGCWNNIELTQTRFVTAVGIDLNEEGRYVLTVNVMKPSSGKTDGGTAEKSAIIQSTGYTMFDAARNMIEYSGYKLSYHQMQYVAIGTDAAKKDIIGPLDLFFRDQELSGRHWVIYVEGKAEALLHTKGNTNDIQPLQINEKMLASRAIGKYPPVRSLDLMRMMASKEKIGYLPISHPIQSKKESREAGAVIIKGGKAIASINETQARGLLWTTGKIKSTIVIVPLKKQGQYASIEIIGSKTKIRPVLENNQLHIQVTVHPHGYIGSLNHPIPMDTETYKSLQTKVNHVIRDEIHEAVAVAKKNKADIFDFHEYVHRAYPQVWKTWEEQWPAHFSELDVKVNVQSKLLLNGLLAEQLGEK; encoded by the coding sequence ATGAAGACGCTAACCGCTGTGATAGGCTTGCTGACTGTCATTTTAGGGGGTTGCTGGAATAACATCGAGCTCACTCAGACAAGATTTGTCACGGCAGTTGGAATCGACTTGAACGAGGAAGGCCGTTATGTCCTTACTGTGAACGTCATGAAGCCAAGCAGTGGAAAAACGGATGGAGGCACGGCGGAAAAAAGCGCGATTATCCAATCGACAGGCTATACCATGTTTGACGCGGCCCGAAATATGATCGAGTACTCGGGGTACAAGCTTAGCTATCATCAAATGCAATACGTAGCGATTGGCACGGACGCAGCCAAAAAGGATATCATCGGTCCCCTTGATTTATTTTTTCGCGATCAGGAATTATCCGGGCGTCACTGGGTCATTTATGTCGAAGGGAAAGCGGAAGCTCTCCTGCACACAAAAGGAAATACGAACGACATCCAGCCTCTGCAAATCAACGAAAAAATGCTAGCCAGTCGAGCCATTGGCAAATATCCACCCGTACGTTCGCTGGACCTTATGCGCATGATGGCGAGTAAAGAGAAAATAGGCTATCTGCCGATCAGTCATCCTATCCAATCGAAGAAAGAAAGCCGCGAAGCTGGAGCTGTCATTATCAAAGGCGGAAAAGCGATTGCTTCGATCAATGAGACACAGGCGCGCGGATTACTGTGGACAACGGGGAAAATAAAAAGCACGATTGTCATCGTTCCACTCAAGAAGCAGGGACAATACGCATCGATTGAGATTATAGGTTCCAAAACAAAAATCCGTCCCGTTCTCGAAAATAATCAGTTACATATCCAGGTGACTGTCCATCCACACGGATATATCGGAAGTCTTAATCATCCCATTCCAATGGACACAGAGACGTATAAATCATTGCAGACAAAAGTCAATCATGTCATTCGAGATGAGATCCATGAGGCTGTAGCAGTAGCGAAGAAAAACAAGGCCGATATTTTTGACTTTCATGAATATGTGCATCGCGCGTATCCACAAGTGTGGAAAACCTGGGAAGAACAATGGCCCGCTCACTTTTCAGAACTAGACGTAAAAGTGAATGTTCAGAGCAAGCTCCTCTTAAATGGACTTCTGGCAGAGCAACTTGGCGAAAAATAA